GTCCGCTGGTCAGGCAGTCCAGGCGGTTGAGCAGCTCCCAGCCTTCGAGCCCAAGCCTAGGCAAACAGGATTCAAGACACGCCGCCTCCTGTCCGGTTACCGTATGCAAACCGCCAAGTTTGGCCAGCGCCGCGTAGCTCTCGTTGCGGGCGACAAGGCGGACATCGTGGCAGTCAGGTGCGGCATCTTCGGATTCCATGACGCGAATATGCTGACCCGGCCGGATCAGGGCGCCCTTGGCGCACGGCCGGTCATCGACCATAACCCGCCCGGCTTCGATCAAGGCCCGGCAGCGCCTAACGCCAAATCCCAGTTGCAGAGCCAACACTCTGTCCAGCCGGGTTGGCGGAAGACCTTCAGGATAAAAAAAAGAATCAGTCATGAAAGTACCGGTGAGTCTGGCCAAGGCCGAAGGCTTTCGCATTGACCTTGGCCCCTGGATTTTTGGTAATGAAGTGACGCGCCCTGGCATCACTGCGGAGAAAAGCCGGGCTGCTCCTGCTCGACAATGGACATCCAGGTCGCCGTCAGTTCCTTGTCCCACTGCGTGCCGGCTCCCCGGTCCAGGGCGTACATGACCTTGTCCAGAGGCAGGGACTGGCGGTAGGCGCGGTTGGAGGTCATGGCCTCATAACTGTCGACCAAACAAATGATCCGGGCCATGAAGGGCACGGCGTCGCCCGCCAGGCCATCGGGATAGCCCTGACCGTCCATCCGCTCATGATGATGGTAAATGATCTCCGTCACATCGTTCATGGCGCCGACCTGCCCCAGAATATCCCGGCCCATGGAGCTGTGACGCTTCATGTTCTCGTATTCGTCATCGGTCAGGGCGCCGGGCTTGTTCAGGATATGATCCGGGATGCCGATTTTTCCGATATCATGCAGCATTCCGGCTATATGCAACCGATCAAGCTCCTTGCTCCCAAGCCCCAGCGTGCGTCCCAGGCGGCAGGCATATTCGGCCACGCGCTCCGAGTGCCCACGGGTATAGTAATCCTTGAGCTCCACAGCCTGGGCAAAGGAGCGGATCACATCCTGGTTCATGGTCCGCAGACGCGAGTAGAGATGGGAGTTTTGCAGGGCCGATGCGGTATGGGACGCGAAAACGCCCAACAATTGCAAGTCCTGCTCACAATAGAGAGGATTCTCCTTGTCGCGGACCAGAGTGATGACCCCGATACGCTTCTGCGGCAGGTCCAGAGGCACGGCCATGACCGAGTAGGGAAAACCGCCTGGAAACAGGGCTGCGTTGAAGGATGATTGTTGCAGGGTGAAGTGGTCGAGAAGATAGGATTTGCCGTGCTGCAGAATCCTGTTGCAGAGCTTGGTCACAAAAACGCGCAGGACTTCGTTGGTTTCAAGCAGACGCCCCTGCATGAGGTTGGGCCCGCGCTCCAGCATTTCCGGCAGGAGCAGGCAGATCGCGTCCGGAGAGAAATTCTCGCGCAGGTGGATCAGAAACTCGTCCACCACGGCCACATGGTTGAGCTGAGTGCCGAGCCGCTTGCTCAAGCCCAGCATGCGCACCACGGCGGACAGCTTTTCCTGCTCCTTGCGGCTTCTGCGCTGTTCAAGGATGGAGCGCACCCGCAAAAGCAGATGCTTGATGTCGAACGGCTTGGCGATGTAATCCGCCGCCCCGTTCTTCATGATGTCCACGGCGGTCTCCGTGGTCCCGTAGCCGGTCATGACCAGAAAATCCACGTCAAGCTGACGCTTGCGTATCTGGCTGAGTAAGTCCTGACCGTTCATGTCGGGCATGCGCAAGTCACTGATGACCAGGTCAAAGCCATTCGTCCCAAGTTTGCTCAGAGCATCCTGCCCGTTGGAGGCCAGAGTCACGGCATGGCCGGCGCCCGAAAGTGCCTCTTCGCAAATTTCCCTGAGCGCGGGTTCATCATCCACCACCAGCACATGAAAAGCTGTAGTCATTTTCTCACCCCTCCGGAGAGATCGCAGGGCATAAATACGAAGGATCTCCCAGAGTTCGTAAATATTTGTGTACACGTCTTTTTAGTGAAAAAATGAAACGCTGACAACACGAGGAAAAATAAAAATAATCCTTGCCAACCAAAATCATCTTGGCTAGATAGCATTTCCTCAATCGGGATGTGGCTCAGGCTGGTAGAGCGCTGTGTTCGGGACGCAGAGACCGGAGGTTCAAATCCTCTCATCCCGACCAGAAGAAAACAAGGGGTTAGATATAAAAGTCTAATCCCTTTTTCTTTTCCAAAACATCACTCCCAGCGCTATTCCCAGCACGCACCCCAATTTTGCCCCATTTTCCGACAACAAGAATTTATTTTTCCCAGATCTCTGCCTGTTAAACCCTGCACCTTTGATTGCTAATTTCTATCCCTTGCCCCCCATGGTTTTGCTATCATCACCGGAAAGGGGAAGCCATGAACAAAACCGCCGTTCTCGTGATAACCATCTCTATCCTGGCCACGGGTTGCACCTGGCAGGATGCCGCCAAGGTAACGGCCAATGTCGCCGTATATACCGCCATGATATGCACGGGCACCGCGGGCGACTTCAACATGGTAGCGGATCTTGCGGGGCAGACTGCCGAGGATATGGTTGACCTGTCCATCGATGCCGCCAATGACACATGCTCCGATTCAGATCAGCCCGCTGCCCGCCACCTCTTTAAGTGTCACCAGGTTGTTACCCGCTGCCGTCCTTTAGGTGTAAGTAGGCTGTCAGTTCATCGCCAAGTGATACTTCCACTATCAGCCCGCCTCTAAGTGTCGCTTCGCTATCGCTCCCGGTCCCTTTTTAGCTGTTCACTTTGTCATTTCCACTATTGGCAGGATCTCGTGTGCGTGCGCGTACTGCGCAAATTCTTTCGTCATCGCCTGCTCATCACCCTTTTAGGCGTCACGACATTCACATCATCGTGCGCGCGTACTGGCTAGTTTGGCTCTTTTAGCTGTCAACTTTGTTACTCTACAAGCACCACCTCGCGCGTGCGTGCGTACGCGTACTGGTCGGCTCAGTCCCTCTTGCGCGTAGTCGTCACGCAGTTCCTTGCTTCCCGAATACAAGTCCGGCCTGTTTGGGTTCAAGCGTTTGAGTTTTTAGACAATGACCGCAT
This DNA window, taken from Desulfomicrobium sp. ZS1, encodes the following:
- a CDS encoding HD domain-containing phosphohydrolase; its protein translation is MTTAFHVLVVDDEPALREICEEALSGAGHAVTLASNGQDALSKLGTNGFDLVISDLRMPDMNGQDLLSQIRKRQLDVDFLVMTGYGTTETAVDIMKNGAADYIAKPFDIKHLLLRVRSILEQRRSRKEQEKLSAVVRMLGLSKRLGTQLNHVAVVDEFLIHLRENFSPDAICLLLPEMLERGPNLMQGRLLETNEVLRVFVTKLCNRILQHGKSYLLDHFTLQQSSFNAALFPGGFPYSVMAVPLDLPQKRIGVITLVRDKENPLYCEQDLQLLGVFASHTASALQNSHLYSRLRTMNQDVIRSFAQAVELKDYYTRGHSERVAEYACRLGRTLGLGSKELDRLHIAGMLHDIGKIGIPDHILNKPGALTDDEYENMKRHSSMGRDILGQVGAMNDVTEIIYHHHERMDGQGYPDGLAGDAVPFMARIICLVDSYEAMTSNRAYRQSLPLDKVMYALDRGAGTQWDKELTATWMSIVEQEQPGFSPQ